One segment of Elusimicrobiota bacterium DNA contains the following:
- a CDS encoding GGDEF domain-containing protein, with protein MTQPSRERRQPGAAEAAGFLSALPHTVLYPLLGLGLGLLCPLGAFILRFVLADPVLKAVWVRSELSYNFVFYVYMEVATVAAFVVFGYVLGARSERQRARNRELRERIDLFHLKSITDGLTGAYSHGYLRETLTHEIERARRGGRPLSLLMMDIDDFKKLNDTHGHLFGDRVLVELVETASVSIRREDVLGRYGGEEFALVMPGADPATASRVAERVRRAVAHRAVIDAKEAKMDPRTPPVHMTVSIGVATLRAEDDATGLIGRADANLYRAKHGGKNRVVSEEVPA; from the coding sequence ATGACGCAGCCGAGCCGCGAGCGCAGACAACCCGGCGCCGCCGAGGCGGCCGGCTTCCTGAGCGCTCTCCCCCACACCGTCCTCTACCCGCTGCTGGGTCTCGGGCTCGGGCTGCTCTGCCCCCTCGGGGCCTTCATCCTGCGCTTCGTCCTCGCGGACCCCGTGCTCAAGGCGGTCTGGGTGCGCAGCGAGCTGAGCTACAACTTCGTCTTCTACGTCTACATGGAGGTCGCGACGGTCGCGGCCTTCGTCGTCTTCGGCTACGTGCTCGGTGCGCGCAGCGAGCGCCAGCGGGCCCGCAACCGCGAGCTGCGCGAGCGCATCGACCTCTTCCACCTCAAGTCGATCACCGACGGGCTCACGGGCGCCTACTCGCACGGCTACCTGCGCGAGACCCTCACCCACGAGATCGAGCGCGCCCGGCGCGGCGGCCGCCCCCTCTCGCTGCTCATGATGGACATCGACGACTTCAAGAAGCTCAACGACACCCACGGCCACCTCTTCGGCGACCGCGTGCTCGTCGAGCTCGTCGAGACGGCGAGCGTGAGCATCCGCCGCGAGGACGTCCTGGGCCGCTACGGCGGAGAGGAGTTCGCCCTCGTCATGCCGGGCGCCGACCCGGCCACCGCCTCCCGCGTCGCCGAACGCGTCCGCCGCGCGGTCGCCCACCGCGCGGTCATCGACGCGAAAGAGGCGAAGATGGACCCGCGCACGCCTCCCGTCCACATGACGGTGAGCATCGGCGTCGCCACGCTGCGCGCGGAGGACGACGCGACGGGGCTCATCGGCCGCGCGGACGCGAACCTCTATCGTGCCAAGCACGGCGGGAAGAACCGCGTCGTCTCGGAGGAGGTCCCGGCATGA
- a CDS encoding NADPH:quinone reductase, with translation MKAIVVRSFGEPEVLRVEDVPVPKVGRGQILVKIFAAGVNPVEAYIRAGTYAHTPKLPYTPGTDAAGFVEALGAGVEGLKTGQRVYTSRTLTGAYAQYALCDKCCVHPLPERVSFEQGAAIGIPYATAYRAIFQRGRAHPGETILIHGASGGVGVAAIQLARSTGLSVIGTAGSDRGLELVRVQGALPVDHRDPKHMERVLEVTKGRGPELIVEMLANLNLAADLETVAQGGRIVVVGSRGKVEIDPRAAMRRDAAIYGTSLWNATPVELFSAYEAVGDGLTHGSLAPVIGRVLPLDAAPLAHKAVLEPGAYGKTVLVP, from the coding sequence ATGAAGGCCATCGTCGTCCGCTCGTTCGGAGAACCCGAGGTCCTCCGCGTGGAGGACGTCCCTGTCCCCAAGGTCGGCCGGGGACAGATCCTCGTGAAGATCTTCGCCGCCGGCGTGAATCCCGTCGAGGCCTACATCCGCGCCGGGACCTACGCGCATACGCCCAAGCTCCCCTACACCCCCGGGACCGACGCCGCGGGCTTCGTCGAGGCGCTCGGCGCCGGCGTCGAGGGACTCAAGACCGGCCAGCGCGTCTACACCTCGAGGACGCTCACCGGCGCCTACGCGCAATACGCCCTCTGCGACAAGTGCTGCGTGCACCCGCTGCCCGAGCGCGTCTCCTTCGAGCAGGGCGCGGCCATCGGGATCCCCTACGCGACCGCCTACCGCGCGATCTTCCAGCGCGGCCGGGCCCACCCCGGAGAGACCATCCTCATCCACGGCGCCAGCGGCGGCGTGGGCGTGGCGGCCATCCAGCTCGCCCGCTCGACCGGGCTGAGCGTCATCGGGACCGCGGGCAGCGACCGCGGCCTCGAGCTCGTGCGCGTCCAGGGCGCCCTCCCGGTGGACCACCGCGACCCGAAGCACATGGAGCGCGTCCTCGAGGTCACCAAAGGCCGCGGCCCCGAGCTCATCGTCGAGATGCTCGCGAACCTCAACCTCGCGGCGGACCTCGAGACGGTGGCCCAGGGCGGCCGCATCGTGGTCGTCGGCAGCCGCGGGAAGGTCGAGATCGACCCGCGCGCCGCCATGAGACGGGACGCGGCGATCTACGGCACGAGCCTCTGGAACGCGACGCCCGTCGAGCTCTTCTCCGCCTACGAGGCGGTGGGCGACGGCCTCACCCACGGCAGCCTCGCCCCGGTCATCGGACGCGTGCTCCCGCTCGACGCCGCCCCCCTCGCGCACAAGGCCGTGCTCGAGCCCGGCGCCTACGGCAAGACCGTCCTCGTCCCGTGA
- the rnhA gene encoding ribonuclease HI codes for MIRVFTDGACAGNPGRGGWAAILLLPDGKVFELGGAVPRTTNNRMEMLAAVEALRALEAHPGALRVTTDSTYLVKGVTSWVASWKRKGWKRIDGGDVLNRDLWESLDALCAARRVEWEHVRGHDGHPANERCDRIAVAFAQGREIDLYAGPLSDYPVDLLAAPAPHEPRAPRKRAKKGPGTYLSLLDGRLERHATWAECQARVHGKPAKFKKVCSPDEEAATLKDWGI; via the coding sequence GTGATCCGGGTCTTCACCGACGGCGCATGCGCGGGCAACCCCGGCCGGGGCGGCTGGGCCGCGATCCTCCTCCTCCCCGACGGGAAGGTCTTCGAGCTCGGCGGAGCGGTGCCGCGGACGACGAACAACCGCATGGAGATGCTCGCCGCCGTCGAGGCCCTGCGCGCCCTCGAGGCCCATCCCGGGGCGCTGCGCGTCACGACGGATTCCACCTACCTCGTGAAGGGCGTGACCTCGTGGGTCGCCTCCTGGAAGCGCAAGGGCTGGAAGCGCATCGACGGCGGGGACGTGCTCAACCGCGACCTCTGGGAGAGCCTCGACGCGCTCTGTGCCGCCCGCCGCGTGGAGTGGGAGCACGTGCGCGGCCACGACGGACACCCCGCCAACGAGCGCTGCGACCGCATCGCCGTCGCCTTCGCCCAGGGCAGGGAGATCGACCTCTACGCCGGCCCCCTCTCCGACTATCCGGTGGACCTCCTCGCCGCGCCCGCCCCGCACGAGCCGCGGGCCCCGCGCAAGCGCGCGAAGAAGGGCCCCGGGACCTACCTCAGCCTCCTCGACGGCCGTCTCGAGCGCCACGCCACCTGGGCCGAATGCCAGGCGCGCGTGCACGGCAAGCCGGCGAAGTTCAAGAAGGTCTGCTCCCCCGACGAAGAAGCCGCGACCCTGAAAGATTGGGGGATTTAG
- a CDS encoding PD-(D/E)XK nuclease family protein: protein MKDLKLWLQEHPAPARQARPKGMEISYSQIRAYLDCPWLYKTVYVDRRRAPMSPPSALGVSIHGALEAYHRGGGGDLARLLACCDENWCHAGFKDAQEQLEWHAKARRILERYHGDELERRSEVLAVEKDFLVPLEPHALRGTIDRIDRRPDGTVEVIDYKTHLDVESEEAAAENLQLGLYGLGARDCLDLVPAWLTLYYVATGKRTTVPFDPAREEGIVELVTRVADLAVTGRGFRADTTHCPSCDLRRTCPHSVSRD from the coding sequence GTGAAGGACCTGAAGCTCTGGCTTCAGGAGCACCCCGCGCCCGCGCGCCAGGCGCGGCCCAAGGGGATGGAGATCAGCTACTCGCAGATCCGCGCCTACCTCGACTGCCCCTGGCTCTATAAGACCGTCTACGTCGACCGACGCCGCGCCCCGATGAGCCCGCCCTCCGCGCTGGGGGTCTCCATCCATGGAGCGCTCGAGGCGTACCACCGCGGCGGCGGGGGGGACCTCGCGCGCCTGCTCGCCTGCTGCGACGAGAACTGGTGCCACGCCGGCTTCAAGGACGCCCAGGAGCAGCTGGAGTGGCACGCGAAGGCGCGGCGCATCCTGGAGCGCTACCACGGCGACGAGCTCGAGCGCCGCTCCGAGGTCCTCGCCGTCGAGAAGGACTTCCTCGTCCCGCTGGAGCCGCACGCCCTGCGCGGGACCATCGACCGCATCGATCGGCGCCCGGACGGCACCGTCGAGGTCATCGACTACAAGACCCACCTCGACGTCGAGAGCGAGGAGGCCGCGGCGGAGAACCTCCAGCTGGGCCTCTACGGGCTGGGCGCGCGCGACTGCCTCGACCTGGTCCCCGCCTGGCTGACCCTCTACTACGTCGCGACGGGGAAGCGCACGACGGTCCCCTTCGACCCCGCGCGTGAGGAGGGCATCGTGGAGCTCGTGACCCGCGTCGCCGACCTCGCCGTGACGGGACGCGGCTTCCGCGCGGATACGACGCACTGTCCGTCCTGCGACCTGCGCAGGACGTGCCCGCACTCCGTCTCCAGGGACTAA
- the rsmD gene encoding 16S rRNA (guanine(966)-N(2))-methyltransferase RsmD produces MLRFIAGSARGRRILSVPQDSGVRPISARIRQSLFDILRPRLPSSRFLDLYAGTGTVGLEALSRGAERVVFVERDKRVVEVIERNVARFGWAAKGQVFRADVAASLSWIPFRSGVKEFDLVFMGPPYVDPEKKALFLVTPTLANVVACNLVTPTGWVVAQHHQKEEPKVPAGWEQFRRERYGDSRVSLFRRLLPAA; encoded by the coding sequence GTGCTCCGATTCATAGCCGGAAGCGCCCGCGGGCGCCGCATCCTCTCCGTACCGCAGGACTCGGGCGTGCGGCCCATCTCGGCGCGCATCCGGCAGTCGCTCTTCGACATCCTCCGGCCGCGCCTGCCCTCCTCCCGCTTCCTCGACCTCTACGCGGGGACCGGCACGGTCGGCCTCGAGGCCCTCTCGCGCGGCGCCGAGCGCGTCGTCTTCGTCGAGCGCGACAAGCGCGTCGTCGAGGTCATCGAGCGCAACGTCGCGCGTTTCGGCTGGGCCGCGAAGGGACAGGTCTTCCGCGCCGATGTCGCGGCGTCCCTCTCCTGGATCCCCTTCCGCTCCGGGGTCAAGGAGTTCGACCTCGTCTTCATGGGGCCTCCCTACGTGGACCCCGAGAAGAAGGCCCTCTTCCTCGTGACCCCCACGCTGGCCAACGTGGTCGCCTGCAACCTCGTGACCCCGACCGGCTGGGTCGTGGCCCAGCATCACCAGAAAGAGGAGCCGAAGGTCCCCGCGGGCTGGGAGCAGTTCCGCCGCGAGCGCTACGGCGACTCCCGCGTCAGCCTCTTCCGCCGACTCCTCCCCGCTGCGTGA
- a CDS encoding response regulator, which translates to MPAEILIVDDDPLVGNLSSEILNEAGFSTHLVSDSRLAMAAVKEQNPKLVMLDILMPGIDGLTLLKQIKADPTMSAIKVAVVSAKSFKAEVDRAKSYGADLFIKKPYDVKGFPMMIKELIGEPSGLPSAAKAMMRLHAAGAREHDSVPSLSLEAFGRLFLLDAGRGIVPLARRILEENRFREAWLLLTGFSAGHLSGFGELPLLREDGWHVHVLAPHDPDKNASLHLREALARAKDAGPVKAKVQIHEVREDSYALGPGLRAAPFYANHPGATLGYVLELAGRRVVYSPDAELYGENATALQDYDEKIGRLCRGADLLVHDARWTDEDYAKHLDEGHSSVSHAAVFAADNEIRRLLLIGADHSYPDDALAGMEEHARKVLEEHGSQIPCAAVRDGLTLEL; encoded by the coding sequence ATGCCTGCCGAGATCCTCATCGTCGATGACGACCCGCTCGTAGGGAACCTCTCCTCGGAGATCCTCAACGAGGCGGGCTTCTCCACCCATCTGGTCTCCGACAGCCGCCTCGCGATGGCCGCGGTCAAGGAGCAGAACCCCAAGCTCGTCATGCTCGACATCCTCATGCCGGGCATCGACGGGCTGACGCTCCTCAAGCAGATCAAGGCGGACCCGACGATGAGCGCCATCAAGGTGGCCGTCGTTTCCGCGAAGTCCTTCAAGGCGGAGGTCGACCGCGCCAAGAGCTACGGCGCCGACCTTTTCATCAAGAAGCCCTATGACGTGAAGGGCTTCCCGATGATGATCAAGGAGCTCATCGGAGAGCCCTCCGGGCTGCCCTCCGCGGCGAAGGCGATGATGCGCCTGCACGCCGCCGGCGCCCGCGAGCACGACTCCGTCCCCTCCCTCTCGCTGGAGGCCTTCGGCCGCCTCTTCCTGCTCGACGCCGGCCGCGGGATCGTCCCCCTCGCCCGCCGGATCCTCGAGGAGAACCGCTTCCGCGAAGCCTGGCTTCTGCTGACCGGCTTCTCCGCCGGCCACCTCAGCGGCTTCGGCGAACTGCCGCTGCTGCGCGAGGACGGCTGGCACGTGCACGTGCTCGCGCCGCACGACCCCGACAAGAACGCCTCGCTGCATCTGCGCGAGGCGCTCGCGCGCGCGAAGGACGCCGGCCCGGTGAAGGCCAAGGTCCAGATCCACGAGGTGCGCGAGGACAGCTACGCGCTCGGGCCCGGACTGCGCGCGGCCCCCTTCTACGCGAACCATCCGGGCGCCACCCTCGGCTACGTGCTCGAGCTGGCCGGCCGCCGCGTCGTCTACTCCCCCGACGCCGAGCTCTACGGCGAGAACGCCACCGCGCTCCAGGACTACGACGAGAAGATCGGCCGCCTCTGCCGCGGAGCCGACCTCCTCGTCCACGACGCGCGCTGGACCGACGAGGACTACGCGAAGCACCTCGACGAGGGGCACTCCAGCGTCTCCCACGCCGCCGTCTTCGCGGCGGACAACGAGATCCGCCGCCTCCTCCTCATCGGCGCCGACCACTCCTATCCCGACGACGCCCTCGCCGGGATGGAAGAGCACGCCCGCAAGGTCCTCGAGGAGCACGGCTCGCAGATCCCCTGCGCCGCGGTCCGCGACGGGCTCACCTTAGAGCTCTGA
- a CDS encoding RluA family pseudouridine synthase, producing MTVSAVVRLRLGPPGSPAPWSRARDLCARGKVSLDGAPALDGAARVRGGQTLVIDEHARAPRPPTAAKIVFEDAHVVVIDKPAGISSVPFEEGETGTAMDSVRDAWRHEGRRSDARPLLVVHRIDKETSGLLAFAKSGRAERELKELFAAHDIERTYLCVAHGRLSSRSIESMLVDDRGDGLRGSTRRPGTGKRALTHVGVLETLPKATLCEVRLETGRTHQIRIHLSEAGHPVVGERVYVRDFSGGDYELLASSRLLLHAATLGFVHPVTRASVRLSSPLPEDFLAELARLRA from the coding sequence ATGACCGTCTCGGCGGTGGTGCGCCTGCGCCTGGGCCCCCCCGGCTCCCCGGCGCCGTGGTCGCGCGCGCGGGACCTGTGCGCGCGCGGCAAGGTCTCCCTCGACGGCGCGCCTGCGCTCGACGGAGCGGCGCGCGTCCGGGGCGGACAGACGCTCGTCATCGACGAACACGCGCGAGCGCCCCGTCCCCCGACGGCCGCGAAGATCGTCTTCGAAGACGCGCACGTCGTCGTCATCGACAAGCCCGCCGGGATCTCCAGCGTCCCCTTCGAGGAAGGGGAGACCGGCACGGCGATGGACTCCGTCCGCGACGCCTGGCGCCACGAGGGCCGCCGTTCCGACGCGCGCCCCCTCCTCGTCGTGCACCGCATCGACAAGGAGACCTCGGGACTGCTGGCCTTCGCCAAGAGCGGGCGCGCCGAGCGCGAACTCAAGGAGCTCTTCGCCGCGCACGACATCGAGCGCACCTACCTCTGCGTGGCGCACGGCCGCTTGAGCTCGCGCAGCATCGAGTCGATGCTGGTCGACGACCGCGGCGACGGACTGCGCGGCTCGACGCGCCGGCCCGGCACGGGAAAGCGCGCGCTCACGCATGTGGGTGTGCTTGAGACGCTCCCGAAGGCGACGCTCTGCGAGGTCCGCCTCGAGACCGGGCGGACGCACCAGATCCGCATCCACCTCTCCGAGGCGGGCCATCCGGTCGTCGGGGAGCGCGTCTATGTCCGGGACTTCTCCGGCGGGGACTACGAGCTCCTCGCGTCCTCCCGTCTGCTCCTGCACGCCGCGACGCTCGGCTTCGTCCATCCCGTCACCCGCGCGAGCGTACGGCTGAGCTCGCCGCTCCCCGAGGACTTCCTCGCGGAGCTCGCGCGGCTCAGAGCCTAG
- a CDS encoding aldehyde dehydrogenase family protein: MAAPHPTDLPAAALDESFARARAAQGLWANYTLSQRVRLLRRLWSVLERGREELAGVVHEETGKLRSEFELMELGPSRLALKYFTRNAHRLLQDRPAPRPWTLLNKRAYVRWSPRGVVGVVSPWNMPFLLPFSDVMPALLAGNAVILKPSERAPRTALWFARRSAAAGLLPEGLFQVLPGGPETGAGVVERSDLVVFTGGAEAGRSVARAAGARMIPAVLELGGKHPMLVLRDAPLERAAKAAVWGAFANCGQVCVGVERVFVERAAHDAFCALLERETGALRPGLADGWDVDLGRLAGPDRLAVFERHLDDARAKGARVVGGEILDRERLLVSPALVFGAQPGMLVMEEESFAPILPVMAVERVEDALRLANEHPSGLAASVWTRDGRRGERLAALLECGVVGVNDLLTHNAVHSLPFGGWKASGLGVRHSEEGLRMFCRPQSVLVHEWPLGSPEPWWFPYGRLKTRLLELLSRLS; encoded by the coding sequence GTGGCAGCTCCCCATCCGACCGACCTCCCCGCCGCGGCCCTCGACGAGTCCTTCGCCCGCGCCCGCGCCGCGCAGGGGCTCTGGGCGAACTACACGCTGAGCCAGCGCGTGCGCCTGCTGCGCCGGCTCTGGAGCGTGCTGGAGCGGGGCCGCGAGGAGCTCGCGGGCGTCGTGCACGAGGAGACGGGGAAGCTCCGCTCCGAGTTCGAGCTCATGGAGCTGGGCCCCTCCCGCCTCGCGCTCAAGTACTTCACGCGCAACGCCCACCGCCTCCTCCAGGACCGCCCGGCGCCGCGCCCATGGACGCTGCTCAATAAGCGCGCCTACGTGCGCTGGTCCCCGCGCGGCGTCGTCGGGGTCGTGAGCCCCTGGAACATGCCCTTCCTGCTCCCGTTCTCCGACGTTATGCCCGCGCTCCTGGCCGGCAACGCCGTCATCCTCAAGCCCTCCGAGCGCGCTCCGCGCACCGCCCTGTGGTTCGCGCGCCGCTCGGCGGCGGCGGGCCTTCTCCCCGAGGGCCTCTTCCAGGTCCTTCCCGGCGGCCCCGAGACGGGCGCAGGAGTCGTGGAGCGCTCCGACCTCGTCGTCTTCACGGGCGGGGCCGAGGCGGGGCGCAGCGTGGCGCGCGCCGCGGGCGCGCGCATGATCCCGGCCGTGCTCGAGCTCGGCGGGAAGCATCCGATGCTCGTCCTGCGCGACGCCCCGCTCGAGCGCGCCGCGAAGGCCGCCGTCTGGGGCGCGTTCGCCAACTGCGGGCAGGTCTGCGTCGGCGTCGAGCGGGTCTTCGTCGAGCGCGCGGCTCACGACGCGTTCTGCGCGCTGCTCGAGCGCGAGACCGGCGCGCTGCGCCCGGGTCTCGCCGACGGCTGGGACGTCGACCTCGGCCGCCTTGCCGGGCCCGACCGCCTCGCCGTCTTCGAGCGCCACCTCGACGACGCCCGGGCCAAGGGCGCGCGCGTCGTCGGCGGGGAGATCCTCGACCGCGAGCGCCTCCTCGTCTCCCCGGCGCTGGTCTTCGGAGCGCAGCCGGGGATGCTCGTCATGGAGGAGGAGAGCTTCGCCCCCATCCTCCCGGTGATGGCCGTCGAGCGCGTCGAGGACGCCCTGCGCCTGGCCAACGAGCACCCCAGCGGGCTCGCCGCCAGCGTCTGGACGCGGGACGGGCGACGCGGGGAGCGGCTGGCCGCCCTCCTCGAGTGCGGGGTCGTGGGGGTCAACGACCTCCTGACGCACAACGCCGTCCACTCCCTGCCCTTCGGCGGCTGGAAGGCCTCCGGCCTCGGCGTCCGCCATTCCGAAGAGGGCCTGCGGATGTTCTGCCGCCCCCAATCCGTCCTCGTCCACGAGTGGCCCCTCGGTTCCCCCGAGCCCTGGTGGTTCCCCTACGGACGCCTCAAGACGCGTCTCCTCGAGCTCCTCTCCCGCCTCAGCTGA
- a CDS encoding M20/M25/M40 family metallo-hydrolase → MLKNALQHARKDRQKTVAELSKLAAIPSCSFAGFPPAELKRAADATADLLRRSGLEHVKLVSVPGAPPYVYADWLHAPGKPTLLLYAHYDVQPVGDVRKWKSPPYKPTIRAGRLFGRGTADDKAGIVVHAASVAAWIKTSGKLPVNVKVLIEGEEECGGSHLDLFLKKNKKLIMSDVMVIADCGNAETGLPSVTTSLRGLVAMDVTVSALDHSLHSGMWGGPLADPVQALAKMIASLSLPDGRIAIPGIYKGVRPLSRVEKESHKALRFIANQYRKQAGLLPGVEIVGGKAGPLEKMWRLPAVSVNAIEASSRKECANIVNGSAWCHLGIRTVPGMDNARVLKLLKAHLLKNAPWGVKVEFSNIGTGPWWTTDPESEVFRATNRALSAGYGKKTVYVGTGGSIPFVGELSEAMGGAPALLVGVEDPYSNPHSENESLDLSDLQKSVESSVRLYDELSRVKKVK, encoded by the coding sequence ATGTTGAAGAACGCCCTGCAGCACGCCCGCAAGGACCGCCAGAAGACCGTCGCCGAGCTCTCGAAGCTCGCCGCCATCCCGAGCTGCTCCTTCGCCGGCTTCCCCCCCGCCGAGCTCAAGCGCGCCGCCGACGCGACGGCCGACCTTCTCCGCAGGAGCGGGCTCGAGCACGTGAAGCTCGTCTCGGTCCCGGGCGCCCCGCCCTACGTCTACGCGGACTGGCTGCACGCGCCGGGCAAGCCGACCCTCCTCCTCTACGCCCACTACGACGTCCAGCCCGTCGGGGACGTCCGGAAGTGGAAGTCTCCGCCCTACAAGCCGACGATCCGCGCCGGACGCCTCTTCGGACGCGGCACGGCCGACGACAAGGCCGGCATCGTGGTGCACGCCGCTTCCGTCGCGGCCTGGATCAAGACCTCGGGGAAGCTCCCGGTCAACGTGAAGGTGCTCATCGAGGGCGAAGAGGAGTGCGGCGGCAGCCACCTCGACCTCTTCCTCAAGAAGAACAAGAAGCTCATCATGTCCGACGTCATGGTCATCGCCGACTGCGGCAACGCCGAGACGGGCCTGCCCAGCGTCACGACCTCCCTGCGCGGCCTCGTGGCGATGGACGTGACCGTGAGCGCGCTCGACCACTCCCTGCACTCGGGCATGTGGGGCGGGCCGCTGGCCGACCCCGTGCAGGCTCTGGCCAAGATGATCGCGTCGCTCTCACTACCGGACGGCCGCATCGCCATCCCCGGCATATACAAGGGCGTGCGCCCCCTCTCGAGGGTGGAGAAGGAGAGCCACAAGGCCCTGCGCTTCATCGCGAACCAGTACCGCAAGCAGGCGGGCCTGCTGCCCGGCGTCGAGATCGTCGGCGGCAAGGCCGGCCCGCTCGAGAAGATGTGGCGCCTTCCCGCCGTCTCGGTCAACGCCATCGAGGCCTCCTCGCGCAAGGAGTGCGCCAACATCGTCAACGGGAGCGCCTGGTGCCACCTCGGCATCCGCACGGTGCCCGGGATGGACAACGCGCGCGTGCTCAAGCTGCTGAAGGCGCACCTCCTTAAGAACGCGCCCTGGGGCGTGAAGGTCGAGTTCTCGAACATCGGCACCGGCCCGTGGTGGACCACCGACCCCGAGTCCGAGGTCTTCCGGGCGACGAACCGCGCGCTGAGCGCCGGCTACGGGAAGAAGACCGTCTATGTCGGCACCGGCGGCTCCATCCCCTTCGTGGGCGAGCTCTCCGAGGCCATGGGCGGAGCGCCGGCCCTGCTCGTCGGCGTCGAGGACCCCTACAGCAATCCGCACTCCGAGAACGAGAGCCTCGACCTCTCGGACCTGCAGAAGTCCGTCGAGTCCTCGGTCCGGCTCTACGACGAGCTCTCGAGGGTCAAGAAGGTCAAGTAA